In the genome of Silurus meridionalis isolate SWU-2019-XX chromosome 17, ASM1480568v1, whole genome shotgun sequence, the window AGCAGAACGCTGATGAAGAGACTgtgagacggagagagagacagggagagagacaaagagagagagatggggagagagacagagagaggagatggagagagagacggggtgagagagagagagagagagagagagagagagagagagacagagtgagagagagagacggagagagagagagagagagagtgagatagagagagagaaggagagagagagagagtgagatagagagagagagacggagagagacggggagagagagagagagagagagagagagagagagagtgagatagagagagagagacggagagagagagagagagagagagagagagagagagagagagagagaaaaatggcGCAATATTTCAGGAGATTAAGTGTCCATGGTCAGACACTGAATTAGTCATACACACTGCTATTTACAttagtgtgtgtacatgtgtgtgtgtgtgtgtgtgtgtgtgtgtgtgtgtgtgtgtgtgtgtgtgtgtgcgcgtgtgtgtgcgtgcgtgcgtgtgtgtgcatgtgtgtgtgtgtgtgtgtgtgtgtgttctggctCAACTTTCATCTCTAAAAAGTGCTCTGATTAAACATTGAGGCGACGTGCAGAGCAAACAAACACgtaataaatagatagatagatagatagatagatagatagatagatagatagatagatagatagatagatagatagatagatagatagatagatagatagatagatagatcatttaCGTACCATCATGGAGAAGACGAGTGCGACGATGTTGATGGGCCACGCCGGGCAGAAACACGTGAATATGGTCAGGAAGATGTAGTTCCTCAGTGGCGGTGGAGTTTCTCCATCGGTTCCTTGCTCCAGACTGTGATCCACACTGCCATCGATGGAACCCTTCACCTTCTCCTCAGATCGTGAAAGTCCAGGACTCATGACGAAACACACTctcgcatacacacactctcacacacacccatacacaatgTCCGAAACACACGCTTCACGTGACGGAGGCAAATATACACAGCGTGCGATGAAGGGAAAAGAAATACAAGAGTTGAGAGAAGAGCACAGAGGGAAAGAgggatagacagatagagagagagagataaacaggGATAGACAAAtcaagatagagagagagagagcgagagagagagagagagggagagagagt includes:
- the LOC124400095 gene encoding transmembrane protein 233, which codes for MSPGLSRSEEKVKGSIDGSVDHSLEQGTDGETPPPLRNYIFLTIFTCFCPAWPINIVALVFSMMSQSSYDNEDYDGARRLGRKALHMGIASFIIGILIIMTFCIVHFTTHTI